A window from Neodiprion fabricii isolate iyNeoFabr1 chromosome 2, iyNeoFabr1.1, whole genome shotgun sequence encodes these proteins:
- the LOC124174826 gene encoding guanylate cyclase 32E: MTVYPLRLVYLSTWIFVPLLVKDIGANHTRKFEKCPRTSFASGAQGYNFLYDYLTGSGLHSFNKSLTIGFLGSYGRSQVVLGALPLAIATVNSDPNLLPGIEMKFLAADIGRSNADSLAALGIRIMTEMRDSGTVAFIGPDDSCRSEALVAAAWNLPLISYKCEDPEVSDSRVYYTFARTLPPTSKISKSVVALLRAFSWTKIVVVCETRPAWSEKLKDYLQNYGITVMDTFTVNDYIPIFESKLDDIVTATYLRTRVYLFVGEHIALVDFVKCLQKRRLLYTGDYIIVSVDDKIYDPQRRIDITQRNYIDPYLPDRNMSQDVKFGFRSVLKLTPTHIINPNFKEVCERIKNYSVKPPFCVPYHSEIFKTIAMPIQAAYLYDAVMIYARAATELLAEGEDPRNGSAILSKIRNRSYHSLQGYDVFIDKNGDAEGNFTVVSLLDDEETNGTFKILSMQPVGYFQYSDNDTGGIPRFRYINPKREIQWVGPEPPRAVPECGFTGELCRDDVDEELDDPSSNINDWRDWRLQVALLAATALVVVAAVFAFKHYRYEQKLACILWKIELKDLTMIPSDVSDSCNEKSVVYLGEPGCTPKAHTRVALYRESIVEVKPIYKKTVDMTRTIRKELKQIREIRHENLIPFMGAVVEPGAIFIVTGYCARGSLRDLLQNDDLRLDPMFASSLVADLLRGMIYLHDSDIISHGNLRSSNCLVDSRWVLQISDFGLHEFKSGQEEPDHQKKELRRMLYRAPELLRSAAPPARGSQKGDVYSFSLVLYEIMTRRFPWDDTLLTHSEIVENIKKGRRLRPTLSYVKGVSDYIIRCIESCWHEEPEVRPDMKLVSVVLKPMQAGLKANIFDNMLAIMEKYACNLEGLIQQRTNELVEEKKKTDALLHRMLPKTVADALKRGDPVEAESFDSVTIYFSDIVGFTELSAESTPLQVITLLNELYTCCDYIISHYDVYKVETIGDAYMVVSGLPIRNGDKHAGEIASMALHLLRRISRFELPHKPGESLKIRIGIHSGHCVAGVVGLKMPRYCLFGDTVNTASRMESSGSPLRIHMSEDAWKLLQKLGGYQAEERGMVEIKGKGEMKTYWLVGEDPLCRQNRIFESNSHFHHSHYGSLCSLSSDRLTETPDLLRRTIGAEFLDVDTINLGGFRFTRRELHSRALRACSHQNSQELIYHGAAGRSHRSAPAITLTDVMTNY; this comes from the exons GTGGTTCTCGGAGCGTTACCCTTGGCCATAGCCACCGTCAACTCGGATCCGAATCTCTTGCCCGGAATAGAGATGAAGTTCCTCGCTGCTGACATAG GAAGAAGCAACGCCGACTCGCTGGCGGCATTGGGTATAAGGATAATGACGGAAATGAGGGATTCCGGAACGGTAGCTTTCATAGGACCAGACGACTCCTGCAGATCAGAAGCGCTTGTAGCAGCGGCGTGGAACTTGCCGTTGATTTCATAT AAATGCGAGGACCCGGAAGTATCGGACAGTCGAGTGTACTACACGTTTGCCAGGACACTTCCGCCTACGAGTAAAATAAGCAAAAGTGTCGTCGCTCTCTTGAGAGCTTTTTCTTGGACGAAGATTGTCGTCGTCTGTGAAACTAGGCCAGCTTGGAGTGAGAAGCTCAAGGATTACTTGCAG AATTACGGTATCACCGTGATGGACACCTTCACCGTCAACGATTACATACCGATATTTGAAAGCAAATTGGACGATATCGTGACGGCGACGTATCTGAGAACTAGAG TCTACCTGTTCGTCGGAGAGCACATAGCGCTGGTGGATTTCGTCAAGTGTCTTCAGAAACGGCGGCTACTGTACACGGGGGATTACATAATCGTTTCGGTAGACGACAAGATCTACGATCCTCAAAGGAGGATAGACATAACTCAACGAA attaCATAGACCCGTATCTGCCGGACAGGAACATGTCACAGGATGTAAAGTTCGGGTTTCGATCCGTCCTGAAGCTAACCCCGACTCACATAATAAATCCAAACTTCAA GGAAGTCTGCGAGCGTATCAAGAACTATTCGGTGAAGCCGCCGTTTTGTGTTCCGTATCACAGTGAGATTTTCAAGACAATTGCG ATGCCTATTCAAGCAGCCTATTTATACGATGCGGTTATGATATACGCCAGGGCGGCAACCGAGCTTCTTGCCGAGGGCGAAGACCCCAGAAACGGATCGGCGATATTGAGCAAAATTCGCAACCGGAGCTACCATTCGCTTCAGGGTTACGAC GTTTTTATAGACAAAAACGGAGATGCCGAAGGTAATTTCACGGTGGTATCGCTACTCGACGACGAGGAGACCAACGGAACGTTCAAGATTCTATCCATGCAGCCCGTCGGCTATTTCCAGTACAGTGACAACGACACCGGCGGAATACCGAGGTTCAGATACATCAACCCGAAGAGAG AAATTCAGTGGGTCGGTCCTGAGCCGCCCAGAGCCGTTCCGGAGTGCGGATTCACCGGTGAACTTTGTCGCGACGACGTCGACGAGGAACTCGACGATCCTTCGTCGAACATCAACGACTGGAGAGACTGGAGACTCCAGGTTGCCCTGCTGGCTGCGACTGCCCTCGTCGTTGTCGCTGCGGTATTTGCCTTCAA GCATTACAGGTACGAACAAAAATTGGCCTGCATACTTTGGAAAATAGAGTTAAAGGACCTAACCATGATTCCCAGCGACGTTTCAGACTCTTGTAACGAGAAAAGCGTG GTGTACCTAGGCGAGCCGGGTTGCACTCCAAAAGCGCACACGCGAGTTGCTCTCTACAGAGAAAGCATAGTGGAGGTGAAACCGATCTATAAAAAGACGGTGGACATGACAAGGACGATAAGAAAGGAGCTCAAGCAGATCAGAGAGATTAGGCATGAGAACTTGATACCGTTCATGGGGGCGGTGGTAGAGCCCGGGGCTATTTTCATCGTGACGGGCTACTGCGCTCGGGGATCGCTTCGGGATTTGTTGCAAAACGACGACCTGAGGTTGGATCCGATGTTCGCGTCGTCATTGGTCGCCGATTTGCTTCGG GGAATGATCTACCTCCACGACAGCGACATCATATCGCACGGTAATTTGCGGAGCAGTAACTGCCTGGTGGACAGTCGATGGGTGCTACAGATCTCGGACTTCGGACTCCACGAATTCAAGTCAGGCCAGGAGGAGCCTGACCACCAGAAAAAGGAACTTCGACGAATGCTCTACCGAGCCCCGGAGCTTCTTCGAAGCGCAGCACCACCGGCCAGAGGCTCGCAGAAAGGGGACGTCTACAG TTTTTCCCTAGTTCTTTACGAAATAATGACGCGTCGATTCCCCTGGGACGACACGCTATTGACCCACTCGGAGATCGTCGAGAACATAAAGAAAGGACGAAGGCTACGTCCGACTTTGAGCTACGTGAAGGGAGTCTCGGACTACATAATAAGGTGCATCGAGTCCTGCTGGCACGAGGAGCCCGAGGTCAGGCCGGACATGAAGCTCGTTTCCGTTGTACTAAAGCCGATGCAGGCCGGACT AAAGGCTAACATATTCGACAACATGCTCGCTATCATGGAAAAGTACGCTTGCAATCTCGAGGGGCTGATTCAACAGAGGACGAACGAATTggtggaagaaaagaaaaaaactgacgCTCTGCTGCACCGGATGTTGCCTAA AACCGTCGCTGACGCTCTCAAGAGGGGAGATCCGGTAGAAGCGGAGAGCTTCGACAGCGTCACAATATACTTTAGCGATATCGTTGGTTTTACCGAATTATCAGCGGAAAGTACTCCTTTACAG GTGATTACACTTTTGAACGAGCTGTACACCTGCTGCGATTATATCATCTCGCATTACGACGTTTACAAG GTTGAGACCATAGGGGATGCTTACATGGTCGTTTCCGGACTGCCGATCAGAAACGGGGACAAACACGCCGGGGAAATAGCTTCCATGGCGCTCCACCTCCTACGACGTATCAGCAGGTTTGAGCTGCCCCACAAGCCCGGTGAAAGTCTCAAAATCCGTATAGGAATTCACTCAG GTCACTGCGTGGCCGGTGTAGTCGGTCTAAAAATGCCGAGGTACTGTCTCTTCGGTGACACCGTGAACACCGCCTCAAGGATGGAATCCTCCGGATCACCGCTCAGGATTCACATGTCCGAAGACGCGTGGAAGTTACTGCAGAAACTGGGTGGTTATCAGGCCGAGGAACGAGGAATGGTAGAGATCAAG GGAAAAGGGGAAATGAAAACGTACTGGTTAGTGGGAGAGGACCCGCTGTGCAGACAGAATCGTATATTCGAATCGAATTCGCACTTTCATCACTCCCACTACGGATCACTGTGTTCATTATCGTCTGATAGGCTTACCGAAACGCCGGATCTTCTGCGGAGAACAATCGGCGCCGAATTCTTGGACGTCGACACGATTAATCTCGGAGGTTTCCGGTTCACCAGGCGAGAGCTTCATTCACGCGCGCTCCGAGCCTGTTCGCATCAGAATAGTCAG gAATTGATCTACCACGGAGCGGCCGGACGATCGCATAGATCAGCGCCTGCGATCACTCTGACGGACGTGATGACAAATTACTGA
- the LOC124174828 gene encoding sodium-independent sulfate anion transporter-like isoform X2, giving the protein MQKMVKINFLELAKRRLPITVWLPVYTSGDALSDLVAGITVGLTLIPQAIAYAALAGLGPQFGLYSAFAGSLVYIVLGTCKEVNIGPTALISLLTFTYAKGYPELAVLLCFLSGCVTLLLGILRLGFLVELVSAPVVSGFTSAASLIIACSQIKGLLGVSAHGEGFVEIWKGLYESIHTVRIPDLILSCCCITVLLVLKRIKECKCTNQHVTKCLWFIGTARNALVVVSCAVAGYLFEIYSVVPFKLTGHIRAGLPAVGPPQFSMVSGNHTVSFLEMCQTLRTGIIVVPLVSVIGNVAIAKAFSHGKVLDATQELFTLGVCNVVGSFFSSIPVTGSFSRSAVNNASGVRSPLGGLYSGVLVILALSLLTPYFYYIPKATLSSVVICAVIFMVDISIIQPIWKCSRKDLIPALGTFLACLFVGVELGILIGVAIDVVILIYFNARPHITVEQKNSEPAYVTIQPSGALFFPAIDHLREKLTKNLSQDDNSMKPSKRPTNIVLDCKHVDRIDFTAVQGLNSVLSDLSKQGCHLIMLNPKPEVLASIQSISKNPILWANSESELISILRQVESTNSLGSETRLEMNHMTNSTTKARSTDIDTASTNL; this is encoded by the exons ATGCAG AAAATGGTAAAGATAAACTTTTTGGAGTTGGCAAAGCGAAGATTGCCGATAACGGTGTGGCTCCCGGTTTACACATCTGGTGATGCCCTCAGTGACCTTGTGGCCGGCATCACAGTCGGTCTCACTCTGATTCCTCAG GCAATCGCCTACGCGGCTCTGGCAGGTCTAGGACCGCAGTTTGGACTGTACAGCGCGTTTGCCGGAAGCTTGGTTTACATCGTTCTTGGTACGTGTAAAGAAGTAAACATCGGACCAACAGCTCTGATATCCTTGCTCACCTTCACATACGCAAA AGGATACCCTGAACTCGCCGTACTCCTCTGCTTTCTCTCGGGATGCGTGACCTTGCTTCTCGGCATTCTGCGGCTCGGCTTCCTGGTGGAGCTTGTCTCGGCGCCGGTAGTATCCGGTTTCACGTCGGCGGCCAGTCTGATAATCGCCTGCAGCCAGATCAAGGGTCTCCTGGGGGTGTCTGCCCACGGAGAGGGTTTTGTAGAGATTTGGAAGGGACTCTACGAGTCGATTCACACGGTGCGAATCCCCGATCTGATCCTTTCCTGCTGCTGCATCACCGTGCTGCTGGTACTCAAG CGAATCAAAGAATGCAAGTGTACCAATCAACACGTTACCAAGTGCCTTTGGTTCATTGGAACGGCGAGGAACGCTTTGGTTGTAGTTTCATGCGCTGTGGCTGGATACCTGTTCGAGATATACTCGGTTGTACCCTTCAAATTGACGGGCCACATACGGGCTGGTCTGCCCGCGGTTGGTCCACCACAGTTTTCCATGGTTTCCGGAAATCACACGGTCAGCTTCCTCGAGATGTGCCAAACCCTGAGGACCGGGATCATCGTAGTCCCGCTGGTGTCGGTGATCGGAAACGTGGCCATCGCTAAAGCCTTCT CTCATGGCAAGGTCTTGGATGCGACGCAAGAACTGTTTACTTTGGGGGTTTGCAACGTCGTCGGTTCTTTCTTCAGCTCGATACCGGTCACTGGATCCTTTTCACGAAGTGCTGTGAACAACGCTTCAGGCGTCAGGAGTCCGTTGGGTGGATTGTACTCAG GTGTTTTGGTTATTCTGGCGTTAAGTCTGCTGACACCGTACTTCTATTACATTCCGAAAGCGACGTTGAGTTCGGTGGTGATTTGCGCGGTGATATTCATGGTGGACATTAGTATAATACAACCGATCTGGAAATGCAGCA GAAAGGACTTGATCCCGGCATTGGGCACGTTTCTCGCATGCTTATTCGTTGGTGTCGAGTTAGGAATTCTCATCGGAGTTGCGATCGATGTCGTTATTCTAATTTACTTCAACGCCAGACCGCACATCACTGTGGAGCAGAAAAAT TCTGAGCCGGCTTATGTTACCATACAACCTAGTGGAGCTCTTTTCTTTCCGGCCATCGACCacttgagagaaaaattaacgaagaaCTTATCTCAGGATGACAATAGCATGAAACCCTCAAAACGACCTACTAACATTGTCCTAGACTGCAAACACGTAGACAGGATAGACTTCACGGCGGTTCAG ggATTAAATTCGGTCCTGTCAGACCTATCGAAACAGGGTTGTCACTTGATAATGCTGAATCCAAAACCGGAAGTTTTGGCCAGTATACAATCGATTTCAAAGAATCCGATTTTATGGGCAAATTCGGAAAGTGAGTTAATTTCGATCCTCAGGCAAGTCGAAAGCACAAATTCGCTTGGAAGTGAAACGAGATTGGAAATGAATCACATGACAAATTCAACGACAAAAGCGAGATCAACAGATATCGACACAGCTAGCACGAATTTGTGA
- the LOC124174828 gene encoding sodium-independent sulfate anion transporter-like isoform X4, giving the protein MVKINFLELAKRRLPITVWLPVYTSGDALSDLVAGITVGLTLIPQAIAYAALAGLGPQFGLYSAFAGSLVYIVLGTCKEVNIGPTALISLLTFTYAKGYPELAVLLCFLSGCVTLLLGILRLGFLVELVSAPVVSGFTSAASLIIACSQIKGLLGVSAHGEGFVEIWKGLYESIHTVRIPDLILSCCCITVLLVLKRIKECKCTNQHVTKCLWFIGTARNALVVVSCAVAGYLFEIYSVVPFKLTGHIRAGLPAVGPPQFSMVSGNHTVSFLEMCQTLRTGIIVVPLVSVIGNVAIAKAFSHGKVLDATQELFTLGVCNVVGSFFSSIPVTGSFSRSAVNNASGVRSPLGGLYSGVLVILALSLLTPYFYYIPKATLSSVVICAVIFMVDISIIQPIWKCSRKDLIPALGTFLACLFVGVELGILIGVAIDVVILIYFNARPHITVEQKNQSEPAYVTIQPSGALFFPAIDHLREKLTKNLSQDDNSMKPSKRPTNIVLDCKHVDRIDFTAVQGLNSVLSDLSKQGCHLIMLNPKPEVLASIQSISKNPILWANSESELISILRQVESTNSLGSETRLEMNHMTNSTTKARSTDIDTASTNL; this is encoded by the exons ATGGTAAAGATAAACTTTTTGGAGTTGGCAAAGCGAAGATTGCCGATAACGGTGTGGCTCCCGGTTTACACATCTGGTGATGCCCTCAGTGACCTTGTGGCCGGCATCACAGTCGGTCTCACTCTGATTCCTCAG GCAATCGCCTACGCGGCTCTGGCAGGTCTAGGACCGCAGTTTGGACTGTACAGCGCGTTTGCCGGAAGCTTGGTTTACATCGTTCTTGGTACGTGTAAAGAAGTAAACATCGGACCAACAGCTCTGATATCCTTGCTCACCTTCACATACGCAAA AGGATACCCTGAACTCGCCGTACTCCTCTGCTTTCTCTCGGGATGCGTGACCTTGCTTCTCGGCATTCTGCGGCTCGGCTTCCTGGTGGAGCTTGTCTCGGCGCCGGTAGTATCCGGTTTCACGTCGGCGGCCAGTCTGATAATCGCCTGCAGCCAGATCAAGGGTCTCCTGGGGGTGTCTGCCCACGGAGAGGGTTTTGTAGAGATTTGGAAGGGACTCTACGAGTCGATTCACACGGTGCGAATCCCCGATCTGATCCTTTCCTGCTGCTGCATCACCGTGCTGCTGGTACTCAAG CGAATCAAAGAATGCAAGTGTACCAATCAACACGTTACCAAGTGCCTTTGGTTCATTGGAACGGCGAGGAACGCTTTGGTTGTAGTTTCATGCGCTGTGGCTGGATACCTGTTCGAGATATACTCGGTTGTACCCTTCAAATTGACGGGCCACATACGGGCTGGTCTGCCCGCGGTTGGTCCACCACAGTTTTCCATGGTTTCCGGAAATCACACGGTCAGCTTCCTCGAGATGTGCCAAACCCTGAGGACCGGGATCATCGTAGTCCCGCTGGTGTCGGTGATCGGAAACGTGGCCATCGCTAAAGCCTTCT CTCATGGCAAGGTCTTGGATGCGACGCAAGAACTGTTTACTTTGGGGGTTTGCAACGTCGTCGGTTCTTTCTTCAGCTCGATACCGGTCACTGGATCCTTTTCACGAAGTGCTGTGAACAACGCTTCAGGCGTCAGGAGTCCGTTGGGTGGATTGTACTCAG GTGTTTTGGTTATTCTGGCGTTAAGTCTGCTGACACCGTACTTCTATTACATTCCGAAAGCGACGTTGAGTTCGGTGGTGATTTGCGCGGTGATATTCATGGTGGACATTAGTATAATACAACCGATCTGGAAATGCAGCA GAAAGGACTTGATCCCGGCATTGGGCACGTTTCTCGCATGCTTATTCGTTGGTGTCGAGTTAGGAATTCTCATCGGAGTTGCGATCGATGTCGTTATTCTAATTTACTTCAACGCCAGACCGCACATCACTGTGGAGCAGAAAAAT CAGTCTGAGCCGGCTTATGTTACCATACAACCTAGTGGAGCTCTTTTCTTTCCGGCCATCGACCacttgagagaaaaattaacgaagaaCTTATCTCAGGATGACAATAGCATGAAACCCTCAAAACGACCTACTAACATTGTCCTAGACTGCAAACACGTAGACAGGATAGACTTCACGGCGGTTCAG ggATTAAATTCGGTCCTGTCAGACCTATCGAAACAGGGTTGTCACTTGATAATGCTGAATCCAAAACCGGAAGTTTTGGCCAGTATACAATCGATTTCAAAGAATCCGATTTTATGGGCAAATTCGGAAAGTGAGTTAATTTCGATCCTCAGGCAAGTCGAAAGCACAAATTCGCTTGGAAGTGAAACGAGATTGGAAATGAATCACATGACAAATTCAACGACAAAAGCGAGATCAACAGATATCGACACAGCTAGCACGAATTTGTGA
- the LOC124174828 gene encoding sodium-independent sulfate anion transporter-like isoform X3 has translation MKMVKINFLELAKRRLPITVWLPVYTSGDALSDLVAGITVGLTLIPQAIAYAALAGLGPQFGLYSAFAGSLVYIVLGTCKEVNIGPTALISLLTFTYAKGYPELAVLLCFLSGCVTLLLGILRLGFLVELVSAPVVSGFTSAASLIIACSQIKGLLGVSAHGEGFVEIWKGLYESIHTVRIPDLILSCCCITVLLVLKRIKECKCTNQHVTKCLWFIGTARNALVVVSCAVAGYLFEIYSVVPFKLTGHIRAGLPAVGPPQFSMVSGNHTVSFLEMCQTLRTGIIVVPLVSVIGNVAIAKAFSHGKVLDATQELFTLGVCNVVGSFFSSIPVTGSFSRSAVNNASGVRSPLGGLYSGVLVILALSLLTPYFYYIPKATLSSVVICAVIFMVDISIIQPIWKCSRKDLIPALGTFLACLFVGVELGILIGVAIDVVILIYFNARPHITVEQKNQSEPAYVTIQPSGALFFPAIDHLREKLTKNLSQDDNSMKPSKRPTNIVLDCKHVDRIDFTAVQGLNSVLSDLSKQGCHLIMLNPKPEVLASIQSISKNPILWANSESELISILRQVESTNSLGSETRLEMNHMTNSTTKARSTDIDTASTNL, from the exons atg AAAATGGTAAAGATAAACTTTTTGGAGTTGGCAAAGCGAAGATTGCCGATAACGGTGTGGCTCCCGGTTTACACATCTGGTGATGCCCTCAGTGACCTTGTGGCCGGCATCACAGTCGGTCTCACTCTGATTCCTCAG GCAATCGCCTACGCGGCTCTGGCAGGTCTAGGACCGCAGTTTGGACTGTACAGCGCGTTTGCCGGAAGCTTGGTTTACATCGTTCTTGGTACGTGTAAAGAAGTAAACATCGGACCAACAGCTCTGATATCCTTGCTCACCTTCACATACGCAAA AGGATACCCTGAACTCGCCGTACTCCTCTGCTTTCTCTCGGGATGCGTGACCTTGCTTCTCGGCATTCTGCGGCTCGGCTTCCTGGTGGAGCTTGTCTCGGCGCCGGTAGTATCCGGTTTCACGTCGGCGGCCAGTCTGATAATCGCCTGCAGCCAGATCAAGGGTCTCCTGGGGGTGTCTGCCCACGGAGAGGGTTTTGTAGAGATTTGGAAGGGACTCTACGAGTCGATTCACACGGTGCGAATCCCCGATCTGATCCTTTCCTGCTGCTGCATCACCGTGCTGCTGGTACTCAAG CGAATCAAAGAATGCAAGTGTACCAATCAACACGTTACCAAGTGCCTTTGGTTCATTGGAACGGCGAGGAACGCTTTGGTTGTAGTTTCATGCGCTGTGGCTGGATACCTGTTCGAGATATACTCGGTTGTACCCTTCAAATTGACGGGCCACATACGGGCTGGTCTGCCCGCGGTTGGTCCACCACAGTTTTCCATGGTTTCCGGAAATCACACGGTCAGCTTCCTCGAGATGTGCCAAACCCTGAGGACCGGGATCATCGTAGTCCCGCTGGTGTCGGTGATCGGAAACGTGGCCATCGCTAAAGCCTTCT CTCATGGCAAGGTCTTGGATGCGACGCAAGAACTGTTTACTTTGGGGGTTTGCAACGTCGTCGGTTCTTTCTTCAGCTCGATACCGGTCACTGGATCCTTTTCACGAAGTGCTGTGAACAACGCTTCAGGCGTCAGGAGTCCGTTGGGTGGATTGTACTCAG GTGTTTTGGTTATTCTGGCGTTAAGTCTGCTGACACCGTACTTCTATTACATTCCGAAAGCGACGTTGAGTTCGGTGGTGATTTGCGCGGTGATATTCATGGTGGACATTAGTATAATACAACCGATCTGGAAATGCAGCA GAAAGGACTTGATCCCGGCATTGGGCACGTTTCTCGCATGCTTATTCGTTGGTGTCGAGTTAGGAATTCTCATCGGAGTTGCGATCGATGTCGTTATTCTAATTTACTTCAACGCCAGACCGCACATCACTGTGGAGCAGAAAAAT CAGTCTGAGCCGGCTTATGTTACCATACAACCTAGTGGAGCTCTTTTCTTTCCGGCCATCGACCacttgagagaaaaattaacgaagaaCTTATCTCAGGATGACAATAGCATGAAACCCTCAAAACGACCTACTAACATTGTCCTAGACTGCAAACACGTAGACAGGATAGACTTCACGGCGGTTCAG ggATTAAATTCGGTCCTGTCAGACCTATCGAAACAGGGTTGTCACTTGATAATGCTGAATCCAAAACCGGAAGTTTTGGCCAGTATACAATCGATTTCAAAGAATCCGATTTTATGGGCAAATTCGGAAAGTGAGTTAATTTCGATCCTCAGGCAAGTCGAAAGCACAAATTCGCTTGGAAGTGAAACGAGATTGGAAATGAATCACATGACAAATTCAACGACAAAAGCGAGATCAACAGATATCGACACAGCTAGCACGAATTTGTGA
- the LOC124174828 gene encoding sodium-independent sulfate anion transporter-like isoform X1 yields MQKMVKINFLELAKRRLPITVWLPVYTSGDALSDLVAGITVGLTLIPQAIAYAALAGLGPQFGLYSAFAGSLVYIVLGTCKEVNIGPTALISLLTFTYAKGYPELAVLLCFLSGCVTLLLGILRLGFLVELVSAPVVSGFTSAASLIIACSQIKGLLGVSAHGEGFVEIWKGLYESIHTVRIPDLILSCCCITVLLVLKRIKECKCTNQHVTKCLWFIGTARNALVVVSCAVAGYLFEIYSVVPFKLTGHIRAGLPAVGPPQFSMVSGNHTVSFLEMCQTLRTGIIVVPLVSVIGNVAIAKAFSHGKVLDATQELFTLGVCNVVGSFFSSIPVTGSFSRSAVNNASGVRSPLGGLYSGVLVILALSLLTPYFYYIPKATLSSVVICAVIFMVDISIIQPIWKCSRKDLIPALGTFLACLFVGVELGILIGVAIDVVILIYFNARPHITVEQKNQSEPAYVTIQPSGALFFPAIDHLREKLTKNLSQDDNSMKPSKRPTNIVLDCKHVDRIDFTAVQGLNSVLSDLSKQGCHLIMLNPKPEVLASIQSISKNPILWANSESELISILRQVESTNSLGSETRLEMNHMTNSTTKARSTDIDTASTNL; encoded by the exons ATGCAG AAAATGGTAAAGATAAACTTTTTGGAGTTGGCAAAGCGAAGATTGCCGATAACGGTGTGGCTCCCGGTTTACACATCTGGTGATGCCCTCAGTGACCTTGTGGCCGGCATCACAGTCGGTCTCACTCTGATTCCTCAG GCAATCGCCTACGCGGCTCTGGCAGGTCTAGGACCGCAGTTTGGACTGTACAGCGCGTTTGCCGGAAGCTTGGTTTACATCGTTCTTGGTACGTGTAAAGAAGTAAACATCGGACCAACAGCTCTGATATCCTTGCTCACCTTCACATACGCAAA AGGATACCCTGAACTCGCCGTACTCCTCTGCTTTCTCTCGGGATGCGTGACCTTGCTTCTCGGCATTCTGCGGCTCGGCTTCCTGGTGGAGCTTGTCTCGGCGCCGGTAGTATCCGGTTTCACGTCGGCGGCCAGTCTGATAATCGCCTGCAGCCAGATCAAGGGTCTCCTGGGGGTGTCTGCCCACGGAGAGGGTTTTGTAGAGATTTGGAAGGGACTCTACGAGTCGATTCACACGGTGCGAATCCCCGATCTGATCCTTTCCTGCTGCTGCATCACCGTGCTGCTGGTACTCAAG CGAATCAAAGAATGCAAGTGTACCAATCAACACGTTACCAAGTGCCTTTGGTTCATTGGAACGGCGAGGAACGCTTTGGTTGTAGTTTCATGCGCTGTGGCTGGATACCTGTTCGAGATATACTCGGTTGTACCCTTCAAATTGACGGGCCACATACGGGCTGGTCTGCCCGCGGTTGGTCCACCACAGTTTTCCATGGTTTCCGGAAATCACACGGTCAGCTTCCTCGAGATGTGCCAAACCCTGAGGACCGGGATCATCGTAGTCCCGCTGGTGTCGGTGATCGGAAACGTGGCCATCGCTAAAGCCTTCT CTCATGGCAAGGTCTTGGATGCGACGCAAGAACTGTTTACTTTGGGGGTTTGCAACGTCGTCGGTTCTTTCTTCAGCTCGATACCGGTCACTGGATCCTTTTCACGAAGTGCTGTGAACAACGCTTCAGGCGTCAGGAGTCCGTTGGGTGGATTGTACTCAG GTGTTTTGGTTATTCTGGCGTTAAGTCTGCTGACACCGTACTTCTATTACATTCCGAAAGCGACGTTGAGTTCGGTGGTGATTTGCGCGGTGATATTCATGGTGGACATTAGTATAATACAACCGATCTGGAAATGCAGCA GAAAGGACTTGATCCCGGCATTGGGCACGTTTCTCGCATGCTTATTCGTTGGTGTCGAGTTAGGAATTCTCATCGGAGTTGCGATCGATGTCGTTATTCTAATTTACTTCAACGCCAGACCGCACATCACTGTGGAGCAGAAAAAT CAGTCTGAGCCGGCTTATGTTACCATACAACCTAGTGGAGCTCTTTTCTTTCCGGCCATCGACCacttgagagaaaaattaacgaagaaCTTATCTCAGGATGACAATAGCATGAAACCCTCAAAACGACCTACTAACATTGTCCTAGACTGCAAACACGTAGACAGGATAGACTTCACGGCGGTTCAG ggATTAAATTCGGTCCTGTCAGACCTATCGAAACAGGGTTGTCACTTGATAATGCTGAATCCAAAACCGGAAGTTTTGGCCAGTATACAATCGATTTCAAAGAATCCGATTTTATGGGCAAATTCGGAAAGTGAGTTAATTTCGATCCTCAGGCAAGTCGAAAGCACAAATTCGCTTGGAAGTGAAACGAGATTGGAAATGAATCACATGACAAATTCAACGACAAAAGCGAGATCAACAGATATCGACACAGCTAGCACGAATTTGTGA